A window of Oncorhynchus keta strain PuntledgeMale-10-30-2019 chromosome 27, Oket_V2, whole genome shotgun sequence contains these coding sequences:
- the LOC118360107 gene encoding zinc finger protein Eos-like isoform X4: MSAGERMNADDCNGFSHMSGSGGESAKERGDFCGGLRVPTLTTPNLSTIKVELYSDNESAGSPQPERRDGERDDDRGDKTEEGSGVWGGPGKGYGELASPQPASAGPIRLPNCKLQCDVCGMLCIGPNVLTVHKRSHTGERPFQCTQCGASFTQKGNLLRHTKLHSGEKPFKCPFCNYACRRRDALSGHIRTHTVPSLTVGKLYKCSYCGRSYKQQSTLEEHLERSHNYLKSLQNNQPALSTVPTTQGEESPGMELIPEPEPVLQPSTEKQSSVHRLVNGVTKRKRSTPQKFLGEKHMRLNNRDLPYEPSPGPEEDKNGDLHSDLDGEAGATGLAGIGGRFLRKCGGGEDPGSKPPQLALSYPACLSDSSPVISSVYSHRTPLGPQVNGGAGDVAVSVELAGREAGEGHKNVPSGHSNIHSLTVSNGPSNGPSHGCHDFKDKSDTESTAEEQQSTRVTAPTRNSNNPHLLPHLHYPTPGLLRSRTHLRPNPSQANDPDIERERGDRACPLPIDTTIPTSVKGSRTPGLESPSISREASIQVVDGEGRAVQSFRCEHCRMFFLDHVMFTIHMGCHGFRQPFQCNVCGHHSQGRYQFTSHIIRGEHQVG, from the exons ATG TCAGCTGGTGAGAGAATGAATGCTGATGACTGCAATGGATTTTCACATATGTCAG GCAGTGGAGGAGAGTCTGCAAAGGAGCGAGGTGATTTCTGTGGAGGTCTGAGGGTTCCAACATTGACCACTCCAAACT TGAGCACCATTAAGGTAGAACTCTACAGTGACAATGAGTCTGCAGGTTCTCCACAgccagagagaagagatggagagagggatgatgacaGAGGGGACAAGACAGAAGAGGGGAGTGGGGTATGGGGAGGACCAGGAAAGGGTTACGGGGAGCTGGCCAGTCCTCAGCCTGCATCTGCCGGTCCCATCCGACTGCCCAATTGTAAGCTCCAATGTGACGTGTGTGGAATGCTCTGCATAGGGCCCAATGTACTAACAGTGCACAAACGCAGCCACACAG gtgagcGTCCATTCCAGTGTACCCAGTGTGGAGCCTCCTTCACCCAGAAGGGGAACCTGCTGCGCCACACAAAGCTGCACTCTGGAGAGAAACCCTTTAAATGTCCCTTCTGTAACTACGCCTGTCGCCGCCGGGACGCACTCTCTGGACACATCCGCACACACACTG TGCCCTCTCTGACAGTGGGTAAACTTTACAAATGCAGTTACTGTGGTCGTAGCTACAAGCAGCAGAGTACCCTGGAGGAACACCTTGAACGCAGCCACAACTACTTAAAGAGTCTACAGAACAATCAGCCAGCACTCAGCACTGTCCCCACTACACAgg GGGAGGAGTCCCCAGGCATGGAGCTGATCCCTGAACCAGAGCCTGTCCTCCAGCCGTCCACTGAAAAACAGTCCTCCGTACACAGGCTGGTCAACGGCGTCACCAAACGAAAGAGGTCCACACCACAGAAGTTTCTGG GAGAAAAGCACATGAGGCTCAACAACCGTGATCTACCTTATGAACCATCACCTGGCCCTGAAGAGGATAAGAATGGGGACCTGCACTCTGACCTTGATGGAGAAGCTGGTGCTACAGGGTTAGCAGGGATTGGGGGCAGGTTCCTCCGCAAGTGTGGAGGTGGTGAGGACCCTGGGTCTAAGCCCCCTCAGCTGGCCCTGTCctaccctgcctgcctgtccgaCTCCAGCCCAGTCATCAGCTCTGTTTACAGCCACCGGACTCCTCTGGGTCCCCAGGTCAATGGTGGAGCTGGAGATGTGGCCGTGTCTGTGGAGCTCGCTGGACGGGAAGCAGGCGAGGGACACAAGAACGTTCCCTCAGGTCACAGCAACATCCACAGCCTCACTGTCAGCAACGGCCCCAGCAACGGCCCCAGCCACGGCTGCCACGATTTCAAAGACAAGTCCGACACAGAGAGCACAGCAGAGGAGCAGCAGAGCACCAGGGTTACAGCTCCAACCAGAAACTCCAAcaacccccacctcctccctcatctACATTACCCAACCCCAGGCCTGCTCCGCAGCCGCACCCATCTCCGTCCCAACCCCAGTCAGGCCAACGACCCAGacatagaaagggagagaggagacagggcctGCCCCTTGCCCATCGACACCACCATCCCAACTAGCGTGAAGGGATCGAGGACCCCCGGTTTAGAGTCACCCTCCATCTCCAGGGAGGCTTCTATACAGGTGGTGGACGGGGAGGGGCGAGCAGTGCAGTCATTCCGCTGTGAGCACTGTCGCATGTTCTTCCTGGACCACGTGATGTTCACCATCCACATGGGCTGCCACGGCTTCCGCCAGCCCTTCCAGTGCAACGTCTGTGGGCACCACAGCCAGGGCCGTTACCAGTTCACCTCGCACATCATCCGCGGGGAGCACCAGGTGGGCTGA
- the LOC118360107 gene encoding zinc finger protein Eos-like isoform X5 — protein MSAGERMNADDCNGFSHMSGSGGESAKERGDFCGGLRVPTLTTPNCKQSSPNRSLSVSTIKVELYSDNESAGSPQPERRDGERDDDRGDKTEEGSGVWGGPGKGYGELASPQPASAGPIRLPNCERPFQCTQCGASFTQKGNLLRHTKLHSGEKPFKCPFCNYACRRRDALSGHIRTHTVPSLTVGKLYKCSYCGRSYKQQSTLEEHLERSHNYLKSLQNNQPALSTVPTTQGEESPGMELIPEPEPVLQPSTEKQSSVHRLVNGVTKRKRSTPQKFLGEKHMRLNNRDLPYEPSPGPEEDKNGDLHSDLDGEAGATGLAGIGGRFLRKCGGGEDPGSKPPQLALSYPACLSDSSPVISSVYSHRTPLGPQVNGGAGDVAVSVELAGREAGEGHKNVPSGHSNIHSLTVSNGPSNGPSHGCHDFKDKSDTESTAEEQQSTRVTAPTRNSNNPHLLPHLHYPTPGLLRSRTHLRPNPSQANDPDIERERGDRACPLPIDTTIPTSVKGSRTPGLESPSISREASIQVVDGEGRAVQSFRCEHCRMFFLDHVMFTIHMGCHGFRQPFQCNVCGHHSQGRYQFTSHIIRGEHQVG, from the exons ATG TCAGCTGGTGAGAGAATGAATGCTGATGACTGCAATGGATTTTCACATATGTCAG GCAGTGGAGGAGAGTCTGCAAAGGAGCGAGGTGATTTCTGTGGAGGTCTGAGGGTTCCAACATTGACCACTCCAAACTGTAAACAGTCCTCTCCAAACAGATCTCTTAGTG TGAGCACCATTAAGGTAGAACTCTACAGTGACAATGAGTCTGCAGGTTCTCCACAgccagagagaagagatggagagagggatgatgacaGAGGGGACAAGACAGAAGAGGGGAGTGGGGTATGGGGAGGACCAGGAAAGGGTTACGGGGAGCTGGCCAGTCCTCAGCCTGCATCTGCCGGTCCCATCCGACTGCCCAATT gtgagcGTCCATTCCAGTGTACCCAGTGTGGAGCCTCCTTCACCCAGAAGGGGAACCTGCTGCGCCACACAAAGCTGCACTCTGGAGAGAAACCCTTTAAATGTCCCTTCTGTAACTACGCCTGTCGCCGCCGGGACGCACTCTCTGGACACATCCGCACACACACTG TGCCCTCTCTGACAGTGGGTAAACTTTACAAATGCAGTTACTGTGGTCGTAGCTACAAGCAGCAGAGTACCCTGGAGGAACACCTTGAACGCAGCCACAACTACTTAAAGAGTCTACAGAACAATCAGCCAGCACTCAGCACTGTCCCCACTACACAgg GGGAGGAGTCCCCAGGCATGGAGCTGATCCCTGAACCAGAGCCTGTCCTCCAGCCGTCCACTGAAAAACAGTCCTCCGTACACAGGCTGGTCAACGGCGTCACCAAACGAAAGAGGTCCACACCACAGAAGTTTCTGG GAGAAAAGCACATGAGGCTCAACAACCGTGATCTACCTTATGAACCATCACCTGGCCCTGAAGAGGATAAGAATGGGGACCTGCACTCTGACCTTGATGGAGAAGCTGGTGCTACAGGGTTAGCAGGGATTGGGGGCAGGTTCCTCCGCAAGTGTGGAGGTGGTGAGGACCCTGGGTCTAAGCCCCCTCAGCTGGCCCTGTCctaccctgcctgcctgtccgaCTCCAGCCCAGTCATCAGCTCTGTTTACAGCCACCGGACTCCTCTGGGTCCCCAGGTCAATGGTGGAGCTGGAGATGTGGCCGTGTCTGTGGAGCTCGCTGGACGGGAAGCAGGCGAGGGACACAAGAACGTTCCCTCAGGTCACAGCAACATCCACAGCCTCACTGTCAGCAACGGCCCCAGCAACGGCCCCAGCCACGGCTGCCACGATTTCAAAGACAAGTCCGACACAGAGAGCACAGCAGAGGAGCAGCAGAGCACCAGGGTTACAGCTCCAACCAGAAACTCCAAcaacccccacctcctccctcatctACATTACCCAACCCCAGGCCTGCTCCGCAGCCGCACCCATCTCCGTCCCAACCCCAGTCAGGCCAACGACCCAGacatagaaagggagagaggagacagggcctGCCCCTTGCCCATCGACACCACCATCCCAACTAGCGTGAAGGGATCGAGGACCCCCGGTTTAGAGTCACCCTCCATCTCCAGGGAGGCTTCTATACAGGTGGTGGACGGGGAGGGGCGAGCAGTGCAGTCATTCCGCTGTGAGCACTGTCGCATGTTCTTCCTGGACCACGTGATGTTCACCATCCACATGGGCTGCCACGGCTTCCGCCAGCCCTTCCAGTGCAACGTCTGTGGGCACCACAGCCAGGGCCGTTACCAGTTCACCTCGCACATCATCCGCGGGGAGCACCAGGTGGGCTGA
- the LOC118360107 gene encoding zinc finger protein Eos-like isoform X7 → MNADDCNGFSHMSGSGGESAKERVSTIKVELYSDNESAGSPQPERRDGERDDDRGDKTEEGSGVWGGPGKGYGELASPQPASAGPIRLPNCKLQCDVCGMLCIGPNVLTVHKRSHTGERPFQCTQCGASFTQKGNLLRHTKLHSGEKPFKCPFCNYACRRRDALSGHIRTHTVPSLTVGKLYKCSYCGRSYKQQSTLEEHLERSHNYLKSLQNNQPALSTVPTTQGEESPGMELIPEPEPVLQPSTEKQSSVHRLVNGVTKRKRSTPQKFLGEKHMRLNNRDLPYEPSPGPEEDKNGDLHSDLDGEAGATGLAGIGGRFLRKCGGGEDPGSKPPQLALSYPACLSDSSPVISSVYSHRTPLGPQVNGGAGDVAVSVELAGREAGEGHKNVPSGHSNIHSLTVSNGPSNGPSHGCHDFKDKSDTESTAEEQQSTRVTAPTRNSNNPHLLPHLHYPTPGLLRSRTHLRPNPSQANDPDIERERGDRACPLPIDTTIPTSVKGSRTPGLESPSISREASIQVVDGEGRAVQSFRCEHCRMFFLDHVMFTIHMGCHGFRQPFQCNVCGHHSQGRYQFTSHIIRGEHQVG, encoded by the exons ATGAATGCTGATGACTGCAATGGATTTTCACATATGTCAG GCAGTGGAGGAGAGTCTGCAAAGGAGCGAG TGAGCACCATTAAGGTAGAACTCTACAGTGACAATGAGTCTGCAGGTTCTCCACAgccagagagaagagatggagagagggatgatgacaGAGGGGACAAGACAGAAGAGGGGAGTGGGGTATGGGGAGGACCAGGAAAGGGTTACGGGGAGCTGGCCAGTCCTCAGCCTGCATCTGCCGGTCCCATCCGACTGCCCAATTGTAAGCTCCAATGTGACGTGTGTGGAATGCTCTGCATAGGGCCCAATGTACTAACAGTGCACAAACGCAGCCACACAG gtgagcGTCCATTCCAGTGTACCCAGTGTGGAGCCTCCTTCACCCAGAAGGGGAACCTGCTGCGCCACACAAAGCTGCACTCTGGAGAGAAACCCTTTAAATGTCCCTTCTGTAACTACGCCTGTCGCCGCCGGGACGCACTCTCTGGACACATCCGCACACACACTG TGCCCTCTCTGACAGTGGGTAAACTTTACAAATGCAGTTACTGTGGTCGTAGCTACAAGCAGCAGAGTACCCTGGAGGAACACCTTGAACGCAGCCACAACTACTTAAAGAGTCTACAGAACAATCAGCCAGCACTCAGCACTGTCCCCACTACACAgg GGGAGGAGTCCCCAGGCATGGAGCTGATCCCTGAACCAGAGCCTGTCCTCCAGCCGTCCACTGAAAAACAGTCCTCCGTACACAGGCTGGTCAACGGCGTCACCAAACGAAAGAGGTCCACACCACAGAAGTTTCTGG GAGAAAAGCACATGAGGCTCAACAACCGTGATCTACCTTATGAACCATCACCTGGCCCTGAAGAGGATAAGAATGGGGACCTGCACTCTGACCTTGATGGAGAAGCTGGTGCTACAGGGTTAGCAGGGATTGGGGGCAGGTTCCTCCGCAAGTGTGGAGGTGGTGAGGACCCTGGGTCTAAGCCCCCTCAGCTGGCCCTGTCctaccctgcctgcctgtccgaCTCCAGCCCAGTCATCAGCTCTGTTTACAGCCACCGGACTCCTCTGGGTCCCCAGGTCAATGGTGGAGCTGGAGATGTGGCCGTGTCTGTGGAGCTCGCTGGACGGGAAGCAGGCGAGGGACACAAGAACGTTCCCTCAGGTCACAGCAACATCCACAGCCTCACTGTCAGCAACGGCCCCAGCAACGGCCCCAGCCACGGCTGCCACGATTTCAAAGACAAGTCCGACACAGAGAGCACAGCAGAGGAGCAGCAGAGCACCAGGGTTACAGCTCCAACCAGAAACTCCAAcaacccccacctcctccctcatctACATTACCCAACCCCAGGCCTGCTCCGCAGCCGCACCCATCTCCGTCCCAACCCCAGTCAGGCCAACGACCCAGacatagaaagggagagaggagacagggcctGCCCCTTGCCCATCGACACCACCATCCCAACTAGCGTGAAGGGATCGAGGACCCCCGGTTTAGAGTCACCCTCCATCTCCAGGGAGGCTTCTATACAGGTGGTGGACGGGGAGGGGCGAGCAGTGCAGTCATTCCGCTGTGAGCACTGTCGCATGTTCTTCCTGGACCACGTGATGTTCACCATCCACATGGGCTGCCACGGCTTCCGCCAGCCCTTCCAGTGCAACGTCTGTGGGCACCACAGCCAGGGCCGTTACCAGTTCACCTCGCACATCATCCGCGGGGAGCACCAGGTGGGCTGA
- the LOC118360107 gene encoding zinc finger protein Eos-like isoform X3: protein MSAGERMNADDCNGFSHMSGSGGESAKERGDFCGGLRVPTLTTPNCKQSSPNRSLSVSTIKVELYSDNESAGSPQPERRDGERDDDRGDKTEEGSGVWGGPGKGYGELASPQPASAGPIRLPNCKLQCDVCGMLCIGPNVLTVHKRSHTGERPFQCTQCGASFTQKGNLLRHTKLHSGEKPFKCPFCNYACRRRDALSGHIRTHTVPSLTVGKLYKCSYCGRSYKQQSTLEEHLERSHNYLKSLQNNQPALSTVPTTQGEESPGMELIPEPQSSVHRLVNGVTKRKRSTPQKFLGEKHMRLNNRDLPYEPSPGPEEDKNGDLHSDLDGEAGATGLAGIGGRFLRKCGGGEDPGSKPPQLALSYPACLSDSSPVISSVYSHRTPLGPQVNGGAGDVAVSVELAGREAGEGHKNVPSGHSNIHSLTVSNGPSNGPSHGCHDFKDKSDTESTAEEQQSTRVTAPTRNSNNPHLLPHLHYPTPGLLRSRTHLRPNPSQANDPDIERERGDRACPLPIDTTIPTSVKGSRTPGLESPSISREASIQVVDGEGRAVQSFRCEHCRMFFLDHVMFTIHMGCHGFRQPFQCNVCGHHSQGRYQFTSHIIRGEHQVG from the exons ATG TCAGCTGGTGAGAGAATGAATGCTGATGACTGCAATGGATTTTCACATATGTCAG GCAGTGGAGGAGAGTCTGCAAAGGAGCGAGGTGATTTCTGTGGAGGTCTGAGGGTTCCAACATTGACCACTCCAAACTGTAAACAGTCCTCTCCAAACAGATCTCTTAGTG TGAGCACCATTAAGGTAGAACTCTACAGTGACAATGAGTCTGCAGGTTCTCCACAgccagagagaagagatggagagagggatgatgacaGAGGGGACAAGACAGAAGAGGGGAGTGGGGTATGGGGAGGACCAGGAAAGGGTTACGGGGAGCTGGCCAGTCCTCAGCCTGCATCTGCCGGTCCCATCCGACTGCCCAATTGTAAGCTCCAATGTGACGTGTGTGGAATGCTCTGCATAGGGCCCAATGTACTAACAGTGCACAAACGCAGCCACACAG gtgagcGTCCATTCCAGTGTACCCAGTGTGGAGCCTCCTTCACCCAGAAGGGGAACCTGCTGCGCCACACAAAGCTGCACTCTGGAGAGAAACCCTTTAAATGTCCCTTCTGTAACTACGCCTGTCGCCGCCGGGACGCACTCTCTGGACACATCCGCACACACACTG TGCCCTCTCTGACAGTGGGTAAACTTTACAAATGCAGTTACTGTGGTCGTAGCTACAAGCAGCAGAGTACCCTGGAGGAACACCTTGAACGCAGCCACAACTACTTAAAGAGTCTACAGAACAATCAGCCAGCACTCAGCACTGTCCCCACTACACAgg GGGAGGAGTCCCCAGGCATGGAGCTGATCCCTGAACCA CAGTCCTCCGTACACAGGCTGGTCAACGGCGTCACCAAACGAAAGAGGTCCACACCACAGAAGTTTCTGG GAGAAAAGCACATGAGGCTCAACAACCGTGATCTACCTTATGAACCATCACCTGGCCCTGAAGAGGATAAGAATGGGGACCTGCACTCTGACCTTGATGGAGAAGCTGGTGCTACAGGGTTAGCAGGGATTGGGGGCAGGTTCCTCCGCAAGTGTGGAGGTGGTGAGGACCCTGGGTCTAAGCCCCCTCAGCTGGCCCTGTCctaccctgcctgcctgtccgaCTCCAGCCCAGTCATCAGCTCTGTTTACAGCCACCGGACTCCTCTGGGTCCCCAGGTCAATGGTGGAGCTGGAGATGTGGCCGTGTCTGTGGAGCTCGCTGGACGGGAAGCAGGCGAGGGACACAAGAACGTTCCCTCAGGTCACAGCAACATCCACAGCCTCACTGTCAGCAACGGCCCCAGCAACGGCCCCAGCCACGGCTGCCACGATTTCAAAGACAAGTCCGACACAGAGAGCACAGCAGAGGAGCAGCAGAGCACCAGGGTTACAGCTCCAACCAGAAACTCCAAcaacccccacctcctccctcatctACATTACCCAACCCCAGGCCTGCTCCGCAGCCGCACCCATCTCCGTCCCAACCCCAGTCAGGCCAACGACCCAGacatagaaagggagagaggagacagggcctGCCCCTTGCCCATCGACACCACCATCCCAACTAGCGTGAAGGGATCGAGGACCCCCGGTTTAGAGTCACCCTCCATCTCCAGGGAGGCTTCTATACAGGTGGTGGACGGGGAGGGGCGAGCAGTGCAGTCATTCCGCTGTGAGCACTGTCGCATGTTCTTCCTGGACCACGTGATGTTCACCATCCACATGGGCTGCCACGGCTTCCGCCAGCCCTTCCAGTGCAACGTCTGTGGGCACCACAGCCAGGGCCGTTACCAGTTCACCTCGCACATCATCCGCGGGGAGCACCAGGTGGGCTGA
- the LOC118360107 gene encoding zinc finger protein Eos-like isoform X2 — MNADDCNGFSHMSGSGGESAKERGDFCGGLRVPTLTTPNCKQSSPNRSLSVSTIKVELYSDNESAGSPQPERRDGERDDDRGDKTEEGSGVWGGPGKGYGELASPQPASAGPIRLPNCKLQCDVCGMLCIGPNVLTVHKRSHTGERPFQCTQCGASFTQKGNLLRHTKLHSGEKPFKCPFCNYACRRRDALSGHIRTHTVPSLTVGKLYKCSYCGRSYKQQSTLEEHLERSHNYLKSLQNNQPALSTVPTTQGEESPGMELIPEPEPVLQPSTEKQSSVHRLVNGVTKRKRSTPQKFLGEKHMRLNNRDLPYEPSPGPEEDKNGDLHSDLDGEAGATGLAGIGGRFLRKCGGGEDPGSKPPQLALSYPACLSDSSPVISSVYSHRTPLGPQVNGGAGDVAVSVELAGREAGEGHKNVPSGHSNIHSLTVSNGPSNGPSHGCHDFKDKSDTESTAEEQQSTRVTAPTRNSNNPHLLPHLHYPTPGLLRSRTHLRPNPSQANDPDIERERGDRACPLPIDTTIPTSVKGSRTPGLESPSISREASIQVVDGEGRAVQSFRCEHCRMFFLDHVMFTIHMGCHGFRQPFQCNVCGHHSQGRYQFTSHIIRGEHQVG; from the exons ATGAATGCTGATGACTGCAATGGATTTTCACATATGTCAG GCAGTGGAGGAGAGTCTGCAAAGGAGCGAGGTGATTTCTGTGGAGGTCTGAGGGTTCCAACATTGACCACTCCAAACTGTAAACAGTCCTCTCCAAACAGATCTCTTAGTG TGAGCACCATTAAGGTAGAACTCTACAGTGACAATGAGTCTGCAGGTTCTCCACAgccagagagaagagatggagagagggatgatgacaGAGGGGACAAGACAGAAGAGGGGAGTGGGGTATGGGGAGGACCAGGAAAGGGTTACGGGGAGCTGGCCAGTCCTCAGCCTGCATCTGCCGGTCCCATCCGACTGCCCAATTGTAAGCTCCAATGTGACGTGTGTGGAATGCTCTGCATAGGGCCCAATGTACTAACAGTGCACAAACGCAGCCACACAG gtgagcGTCCATTCCAGTGTACCCAGTGTGGAGCCTCCTTCACCCAGAAGGGGAACCTGCTGCGCCACACAAAGCTGCACTCTGGAGAGAAACCCTTTAAATGTCCCTTCTGTAACTACGCCTGTCGCCGCCGGGACGCACTCTCTGGACACATCCGCACACACACTG TGCCCTCTCTGACAGTGGGTAAACTTTACAAATGCAGTTACTGTGGTCGTAGCTACAAGCAGCAGAGTACCCTGGAGGAACACCTTGAACGCAGCCACAACTACTTAAAGAGTCTACAGAACAATCAGCCAGCACTCAGCACTGTCCCCACTACACAgg GGGAGGAGTCCCCAGGCATGGAGCTGATCCCTGAACCAGAGCCTGTCCTCCAGCCGTCCACTGAAAAACAGTCCTCCGTACACAGGCTGGTCAACGGCGTCACCAAACGAAAGAGGTCCACACCACAGAAGTTTCTGG GAGAAAAGCACATGAGGCTCAACAACCGTGATCTACCTTATGAACCATCACCTGGCCCTGAAGAGGATAAGAATGGGGACCTGCACTCTGACCTTGATGGAGAAGCTGGTGCTACAGGGTTAGCAGGGATTGGGGGCAGGTTCCTCCGCAAGTGTGGAGGTGGTGAGGACCCTGGGTCTAAGCCCCCTCAGCTGGCCCTGTCctaccctgcctgcctgtccgaCTCCAGCCCAGTCATCAGCTCTGTTTACAGCCACCGGACTCCTCTGGGTCCCCAGGTCAATGGTGGAGCTGGAGATGTGGCCGTGTCTGTGGAGCTCGCTGGACGGGAAGCAGGCGAGGGACACAAGAACGTTCCCTCAGGTCACAGCAACATCCACAGCCTCACTGTCAGCAACGGCCCCAGCAACGGCCCCAGCCACGGCTGCCACGATTTCAAAGACAAGTCCGACACAGAGAGCACAGCAGAGGAGCAGCAGAGCACCAGGGTTACAGCTCCAACCAGAAACTCCAAcaacccccacctcctccctcatctACATTACCCAACCCCAGGCCTGCTCCGCAGCCGCACCCATCTCCGTCCCAACCCCAGTCAGGCCAACGACCCAGacatagaaagggagagaggagacagggcctGCCCCTTGCCCATCGACACCACCATCCCAACTAGCGTGAAGGGATCGAGGACCCCCGGTTTAGAGTCACCCTCCATCTCCAGGGAGGCTTCTATACAGGTGGTGGACGGGGAGGGGCGAGCAGTGCAGTCATTCCGCTGTGAGCACTGTCGCATGTTCTTCCTGGACCACGTGATGTTCACCATCCACATGGGCTGCCACGGCTTCCGCCAGCCCTTCCAGTGCAACGTCTGTGGGCACCACAGCCAGGGCCGTTACCAGTTCACCTCGCACATCATCCGCGGGGAGCACCAGGTGGGCTGA
- the LOC118360107 gene encoding zinc finger protein Eos-like isoform X6, which yields MSAGERMNADDCNGFSHMSGSGGESAKERVSTIKVELYSDNESAGSPQPERRDGERDDDRGDKTEEGSGVWGGPGKGYGELASPQPASAGPIRLPNCKLQCDVCGMLCIGPNVLTVHKRSHTGERPFQCTQCGASFTQKGNLLRHTKLHSGEKPFKCPFCNYACRRRDALSGHIRTHTVPSLTVGKLYKCSYCGRSYKQQSTLEEHLERSHNYLKSLQNNQPALSTVPTTQGEESPGMELIPEPEPVLQPSTEKQSSVHRLVNGVTKRKRSTPQKFLGEKHMRLNNRDLPYEPSPGPEEDKNGDLHSDLDGEAGATGLAGIGGRFLRKCGGGEDPGSKPPQLALSYPACLSDSSPVISSVYSHRTPLGPQVNGGAGDVAVSVELAGREAGEGHKNVPSGHSNIHSLTVSNGPSNGPSHGCHDFKDKSDTESTAEEQQSTRVTAPTRNSNNPHLLPHLHYPTPGLLRSRTHLRPNPSQANDPDIERERGDRACPLPIDTTIPTSVKGSRTPGLESPSISREASIQVVDGEGRAVQSFRCEHCRMFFLDHVMFTIHMGCHGFRQPFQCNVCGHHSQGRYQFTSHIIRGEHQVG from the exons ATG TCAGCTGGTGAGAGAATGAATGCTGATGACTGCAATGGATTTTCACATATGTCAG GCAGTGGAGGAGAGTCTGCAAAGGAGCGAG TGAGCACCATTAAGGTAGAACTCTACAGTGACAATGAGTCTGCAGGTTCTCCACAgccagagagaagagatggagagagggatgatgacaGAGGGGACAAGACAGAAGAGGGGAGTGGGGTATGGGGAGGACCAGGAAAGGGTTACGGGGAGCTGGCCAGTCCTCAGCCTGCATCTGCCGGTCCCATCCGACTGCCCAATTGTAAGCTCCAATGTGACGTGTGTGGAATGCTCTGCATAGGGCCCAATGTACTAACAGTGCACAAACGCAGCCACACAG gtgagcGTCCATTCCAGTGTACCCAGTGTGGAGCCTCCTTCACCCAGAAGGGGAACCTGCTGCGCCACACAAAGCTGCACTCTGGAGAGAAACCCTTTAAATGTCCCTTCTGTAACTACGCCTGTCGCCGCCGGGACGCACTCTCTGGACACATCCGCACACACACTG TGCCCTCTCTGACAGTGGGTAAACTTTACAAATGCAGTTACTGTGGTCGTAGCTACAAGCAGCAGAGTACCCTGGAGGAACACCTTGAACGCAGCCACAACTACTTAAAGAGTCTACAGAACAATCAGCCAGCACTCAGCACTGTCCCCACTACACAgg GGGAGGAGTCCCCAGGCATGGAGCTGATCCCTGAACCAGAGCCTGTCCTCCAGCCGTCCACTGAAAAACAGTCCTCCGTACACAGGCTGGTCAACGGCGTCACCAAACGAAAGAGGTCCACACCACAGAAGTTTCTGG GAGAAAAGCACATGAGGCTCAACAACCGTGATCTACCTTATGAACCATCACCTGGCCCTGAAGAGGATAAGAATGGGGACCTGCACTCTGACCTTGATGGAGAAGCTGGTGCTACAGGGTTAGCAGGGATTGGGGGCAGGTTCCTCCGCAAGTGTGGAGGTGGTGAGGACCCTGGGTCTAAGCCCCCTCAGCTGGCCCTGTCctaccctgcctgcctgtccgaCTCCAGCCCAGTCATCAGCTCTGTTTACAGCCACCGGACTCCTCTGGGTCCCCAGGTCAATGGTGGAGCTGGAGATGTGGCCGTGTCTGTGGAGCTCGCTGGACGGGAAGCAGGCGAGGGACACAAGAACGTTCCCTCAGGTCACAGCAACATCCACAGCCTCACTGTCAGCAACGGCCCCAGCAACGGCCCCAGCCACGGCTGCCACGATTTCAAAGACAAGTCCGACACAGAGAGCACAGCAGAGGAGCAGCAGAGCACCAGGGTTACAGCTCCAACCAGAAACTCCAAcaacccccacctcctccctcatctACATTACCCAACCCCAGGCCTGCTCCGCAGCCGCACCCATCTCCGTCCCAACCCCAGTCAGGCCAACGACCCAGacatagaaagggagagaggagacagggcctGCCCCTTGCCCATCGACACCACCATCCCAACTAGCGTGAAGGGATCGAGGACCCCCGGTTTAGAGTCACCCTCCATCTCCAGGGAGGCTTCTATACAGGTGGTGGACGGGGAGGGGCGAGCAGTGCAGTCATTCCGCTGTGAGCACTGTCGCATGTTCTTCCTGGACCACGTGATGTTCACCATCCACATGGGCTGCCACGGCTTCCGCCAGCCCTTCCAGTGCAACGTCTGTGGGCACCACAGCCAGGGCCGTTACCAGTTCACCTCGCACATCATCCGCGGGGAGCACCAGGTGGGCTGA